Proteins encoded in a region of the Diabrotica virgifera virgifera chromosome 4, PGI_DIABVI_V3a genome:
- the LOC126883913 gene encoding collagen alpha-5(IV) chain-like isoform X3 gives MNKRLVLVLSILFSFFLKASSAQCSNEAKPAPHPTDCTKFYLCPGNFEMSCGPGTHFNPNILACDWPSRADCKSGGPPGEPPVDASLAPCSNENKPSPHPTDCTKFYLCPGNFEMSCGPGTHFNPKILVCDWPHQAGCKVTVPGKPTGAHKKPPGSLQSPPREPTGQLLGPPGKIFGSPDTPPDQPPGSPEKPPRPPAGLHKKPTEQQQGPNTKPPGSLIKPPGPPSGQLEKPSGPPQISDAGTSGLSGEPSDQPEGPPEKPLASPPGPLKTPPSPPPGQPGKHPRPVGSSTGPPTGPSKKPSGALLNLEPTGPPGIPPGHSPSPPEKPPEKSPGIHEKPTVQPPSLLKKPTSSPDTHQGLPPAPPEKPTGQPTGPSGKPPGVPPRPTGKPPEISPGPAGKSTGSPGKPPVHPPGPPEMLQKPPQGLHEKPAEYPNGSLQKSTGPNPSPHEKPQGPPTGTHWKPSGPPSTPPGQLSSLPEKSTSLPPTPAGRPTVSPGKPPVHPTGPPEKLQKPPPGLHEKRTEQPTGSLQTSSRPTPSPHEKPPEPPTGPHWKPTGPPSTTPSQLQGLSGKPPRLPTGPADVPTRSPENPTPTTGSFEKLPRPPTGLHEKPTDHTTGSLQKSSGPTQTLQEKPTEPPRDPHGKPTRTPSTLPGQPPGPSGKPPGVPPGPTGKPPEISPGPTSKPTGSPGPPTVHPQGPPEMLQKPPPGLHEKSTEQPTGSLQTSSRPTPSPHEKPQEPPTGQHWKPTGPSSTTSSQLQGSSGKPPGLPTGHGGVPTDSPEKYTVQPPGPFEKLPRSPTGLHEKPTEHTTGSLQKSSGPTPTLQETPPGPPRDPHGKPTRPPSTPPGQPPGPSGKPPGVPLGPTGIPPEISPGPAGKPTGSPGKPPVHPPGPPEMLQKPPPGLHEKRTEQSIGSVQKSSRPTPRPHEKPQEPPTGPHWKPTGPSSTTPNELQGPSGKPPGVPPGPTGKPPEISLGPAGKPTGSPGKPPVPPTGPPKMLQKPPPGQHEKPREQPTGSFQKSSKPTPSPHEKPQEPLTGPHWKPTGPSSTTPSQLQGPSGKSPRLPTGHAGVPTGSPEKYTGQLPGPFEKLPRQPPGLHEKHMEHTTGSFQMSSGPTPNLHDKPPGPPRDPHGKPTGPLSTSSGQPTGPPGKPPGPPPGAGGEHTGSPEKPPVHPLGPLEKLPRPPPSLHEKPTEKPTDLLEKSSGPHTGPHGMMPTGPTNTPPGLHPSPPGKHPGLPPGSAGEPTDSLGKPSVHPPSPPKKLPRPPPGLNDKPTEHPTSSFQKSSGQTPNPHEESPGPLTGPLGKPTVPSNTPPGQPPGPPGQPSELPLDLAGEPTGSPGKHHVLPPGPLEQLAMPPTRVHDKPTEQPTGSLQKSSRPTPSPHEKPPEPPTGTHWKPTGPPSTTPSQLQGPSSKSPGLPRGPAGVPTPSQKKHTVQRPGPEKQGPNTKPPGSLIKPPGPPSGLLQKGLQGSTSGPPQISDAETSGLPGDPSGQPTGPPEKPLASPPGPLGTPPSPPPGQPGKPPGPLDNSTGPPTGPSKKPPGAPLHLAGKPTDPPGIPQGHSSSPPEKPPGISPAPHEKPTVQPPSLSKKPTSSPDTHQGIPSAVPEKLTGQPTGTSQLSSGPNPSPHEKSPGPPTGPHGKPTGPPSSPPGQPLGPSGNPPGVPGGPTEKPPEIFPGPAGKPTSSPEKPPVHPTGPPEKLPRPPPGLHEKFKVHATGSPQYSSVLISSPYKKPPEPPTSPQGKPTHPPNTPSGPPPGPPINPPGLHPGSYGKTTGLPNKPPVHPPGSPERLSRPPPGLHEKPTQQPAGSLQTSSGATTLPHEKPPEPHEKPIGPPSTPPGQHSGPPGQLLNPAGEPTGSLGKPPVNPPGPPEKLQKPPPGLHEKPTEQPNGSLQKSSRPTPNPHEKPQEPPTGQHWKPTGPSSTTPSQLQGSSGKPPGLLTGPAGVPTRSPEKYTVKPPGPIERLPRPPPALHEKPTEHTTGSLQKSSRPTPSPHEEPQGPPTGPHWKPTGPSSTTPSQLQGPSGKPPRLPTGHAGVPTGSSEKYTVQHPGPLEKLSRPPTGLHEKHTEHTTGSLQISSGPTPNLHDKPPGPPRDPHGKPAGPPSASPGKPPAPPGKPLGLPPSTGGEHTGSPEKPPVHPVRPLEKLPRPLPGLHEKPTEKPTDLLKKSSVSLTGPHGMMPTGPVNTPPGLPPSPPGKHPGLPPGPSGEPTDSLGKPSVHPPSPLKKLLRPPPGLHEKPTEQPTSSLQKSSGQTLGPHEKSPGPLTGPHGKPTGPPNAPPGQPPDPPGQPPELPIGLAGEPTEQPRGPTPSSHEKSPGPLTGPHGRPTVLPNTPPGQPPGSPGKLPGLSPGLAGEPTVSPGESPAHLLVPHEKLPSSPPGLHEKPTEKPSGSHRTSSGPSLSLHEKPPGPPTSPHRKPTGPTSAPSGPPQVHLKNFQVYLKYLLAYLQIHLKTH, from the exons ctTCTTCGGCGCAATGTAGCAACGAAGCTAAACCTGCTCCTCATCCAACAGACTGCACAAAGTTTTATTTATGCCCTGGAAATTTTGAAATGTCCTGCGGGCCTGGAACACACTTCAATCCTAATATACTTGCTTGTGATTGGCCTAGCCGAGCTGACTGTAAAAGTGGAGGTCCACCTGGAGAGCCACCTGTTGACG CTTCTTTGGCACCATGTAGCAATGAAAATAAACCTTCTCCTCATCCAACAGATTGCACAAAGTTTTATTTATGCCCTGGAAACTTTGAAATGTCCTGCGGACCTGGAACTCACTTCAACCCAAAAATACTTGTTTGTGATTGGCCTCACCAAGCTGGCTGTAAAGTTACAGTACCTGGAAAACCGACAGGTGCACACAAAAAGCCTCCAGGATCACTTCAAAGTCCACCTAGGGAGCCTACGGGTCAACTTCTAGGTCCTCCTGGGAAGATTTTCGGTTCACCGGATACTCCTCCAGACCAACCTCCAGGTTCACCTGAAAAGCCACCAAGGCCCCCAGCAGGTCTACATAAAAAACCTACAGAACAACAACAAGGTCCAAATACAAAACCACCAGGTTCACTTATAAAACCACCAGGCCCACCTTCAGGTCAACTAGAAAAGCCATCAGGGCCACCTCAAATTTCAGATGCGGGGACTTCAGGTTTATCTGGAGAACCTTCAGACCAACCTGAAGGTCCACCTGAAAAGCCACTAGCATCACCACCGGGTCCACTTAAGACGCCTCCAAGTCCACCTCCTGGTCAACCTGGGAAGCATCCTCGTCCAGTGGGTAGTTCTACAGGCCCACCAACAGGTCCCTCTAAAAAACCTTCAGGAGCACTTCTAAACCTTGAGCCTACCGGTCCACCAGGAATACCTCCAGGCCACTCTCCAAGTCCACCTGAAAAGCCACCAGAAAAATCTCCAGGTATACATGAGAAGCCTACAGTACAACCTCCAAGTTTACTTAAGAAGCCAACTAGTTCACCGGACACGCATCAAGGCTTACCTCCAGCTCCACCAGAAAAACCTACGGGCCAACCTACAGGTCCATCTGGAAAACCTCCAGGAGTACCTCCACGTCCAACTGGAAAACCTCCAGAAATATCTCCTGGTCCTGCTGGTAAGTCCACAGGTTCACCGGGAAAACCTCCTGTCCACCCTCCAGGTCCACCTGAAATGTTACAAAAGCCACCGCAAGGTCTACATGAGAAACCTGCAGAATATCCTAACGGTTCACTTCAAAAGTCAACTGGACCAAATCCAAGTCCACATGAGAAGCCGCAGGGACCACCTACAGGTACACATTGGAAGCCCTCTGGTCCACCGAGTACTCCTCCAGGCCAACTTTCAAGTTTACCTGAAAAATCTACCAGCCTGCCTCCAACTCCTGCTGGTAGGCCTACAGTTTCACCAGGAAAACCTCCTGTCCACCCTACAGGTCCGCCTGAAAAGTTACAAAAGCCACCACCAGGTCTACATGAGAAGCGTACAGAACAACCTACCGGTTCACTTCAAACGTCATCAAGACCAACCCCAAGTCCACATGAGAAGCCGCCAGAACCACCTACAGGCCCACACTGGAAGCCCACTGGTCCACCGAGTACTACTCCAAGCCAACTACAGGGACTATCTGGAAAACCTCCACGACTACCAACCGGTCCTGCTGATGTGCCTACACGTTCACCAGAAAACCCAACTCCAACTACAGGTTCATTCGAAAAGTTACCAAGGCCACCAACAGGTCTACATGAGAAGCCTACGGATCATACTACCGGTTCACTTCAAAAGTCATCAGGACCAACTCAAACTCTACAAGAGAAGCCAACGGAACCACCAAGAG ATCCACATGGTAAGCCTACTCGTACACCGAGTACTCTTCCAGGCCAACCTCCCGGTCCATCTGGAAAACCTCCAGGGGTACCTCCAGGTCCAACTGGAAAACCTCCAGAAATATCTCCTGGTCCTACTAGTAAGCCTACAGGTTCACCGGGACCACCTACTGTCCACCCTCAAGGTCCACCTGAAATGTTACAAAAGCCACCACCAGGTCTACATGAGAAGAGTACAGAACAACCTACCGGTTCACTTCAAACGTCATCAAGACCAACCCCAAGTCCACATGAGAAGCCACAAGAACCACCTACAGGCCAACATTGGAAGCCCACTGGTCCATCGAGTACTACTTCAAGCCAACTACAGGGATCATCTGGAAAACCTCCAGGACTACCAACAGGTCATGGTGGTGTGCCTACAGATTCACCGGAAAAATATACTGTCCAACCACCAGGTCCATTCGAAAAGTTACCAAGGTCACCAACAGGTCTACATGAGAAGCCTACGGAACATACTACCGGTTCACTTCAAAAGTCATCAGGACCAACTCCAACTTTACAAGAAACGCCACCGGGACCACCAAGAGATCCACATGGTAAGCCTACTCGTCCGCCGAGTACTCCTCCAGGCCAACCTCCAGGTCCATCTGGAAAACCTCCAGGTGTACCTCTAGGTCCAACTGGAATACCTCCAGAAATATCTCCTGGTCCTGCTGGTAAGCCTACAGGCTCACCGGGAAAACCTCCTGTCCACCCTCCAGGTCCACCTGAAATGTTACAAAAGCCACCACCAGGTCTACATGAGAAGCGTACAGAACAATCTATCGGTTCAGTTCAAAAGTCATCAAGACCAACCCCAAGACCACATGAGAAGCCACAAGAACCACCTACAGGCCCACATTGGAAGCCCACTGGTCCATCGAGTACTACTCCAAACGAATTACAGGGACCATCTGGAAAACCCCCAGGAGTACCTCCAGGTCCAACTGGAAAACCTCCAGAAATATCTCTTGGTCCTGCTGGTAAGCCTACAGGTTCACCGGGAAAACCTCCTGTCCCCCCTACAGGTCCACCTAAAATGTTACAAAAGCCACCACCAGGTCAACATGAGAAGCCTAGAGAACAACCTACAGGTTCATTTCAAAAATCATCAAAACCAACCCCAAGTCCACATGAGAAGCCACAAGAACCACTTACAGGCCCACATTGGAAGCCTACTGGTCCATCTAGTACTACTCCAAGCCAACTACAGGGACCATCTGGAAAATCTCCAAGACTACCAACAGGTCATGCTGGTGTGCCTACAGGTTCACCggaaaaatatactggccaactTCCAGGTCCATTTGAAAAGTTACCAAGGCAACCACCAGGTCTACATGAGAAGCATATGGAGCATACTACCGGTTCATTTCAAATGTCATCAGGACCAACTCCAAATCTACATGATAAGCCACCAGGACCACCTAGAGATCCACATGGTAAGCCTACTGGTCCACTGAGTACTTCTTCAGGCCAACCTACAGGTCCACCTGGAAAACCTCCAGGACCACCACCAGGTGCTGGTGGTGAGCATACAGGTTCACCGGAAAAACCCCCTGTCCACCCTCTAGGTCCACTGGAAAAGTTACCAAGGCCACCACCCAGTTTACATGAGAAGCCTACGGAAAAACCTACCGATTTACTTGAAAAGTCATCAGGACCACATACAGGTCCACATGGAATGATGCCTACTGGTCCAACAAATACTCCTCCAGGCCTACATCCAAGTCCACCTGGAAAACATCCAGGACTACCACCAGGCTCTGCTGGTGAGCCTACAGATTCACTGGGAAAACCTTCTGTCCACCCTCCAAGTCCACCTAAAAAGTTACCAAGGCCACCACCAGGTCTAAATGATAAGCCTACAGAACATCCTACCAGTTCATTCCAAAAGTCATCAGGACAAACTCCAAATCCACATGAGGAGTCACCAGGGCCACTAACAGGTCCACTTGGTAAGCCTACTGTTCCTTCAAATACTCCTCCAGGCCAACCTCCAGGTCCACCTGGACAACCTTCAGAATTACCACTAGATCTTGCTGGTGAGCCTACAGGTTCACCAGGAAAACATCATGTCCTCCCTCCAGGTCCTCTTGAACAGTTAGCAATGCCACCAACACGTGTACATGATAAGCCTACAGAACAACCTACCGGTTCACTACAAAAGTCATCAAGACCAACCCCAAGTCCACATGAGAAGCCACCAGAACCACCTACAGGCACACATTGGAAGCCCACTGGTCCACCGAGTACTACTCCAAGCCAACTACAGGGACCATCTAGTAAATCTCCAGGACTACCAAGAGGTCCTGCTGGTGTGCCTACACCTTCACAGAAAAAACATACTGTCCAACGGCCAGGTCCAGAAAAACAAGGTCCAAATACAAAACCACCAGGTTCACTTATAAAACCACCAGGCCCACCTTCAGGTCTACTACAAAAGGGCCTACAAGGGTCTACATCAGGGCCCCCCCAAATTTCAGATGCGGAGACTTCAGGTTTACCTGGAGATCCTTCTGGCCAACCTACAGGTCCACCTGAAAAGCCACTAGCATCACCACCGGGTCCACTTGGGACGCCTCCAAGTCCACCTCCTGGTCAACCTGGGAAGCCTCCTGGTCCACTGGATAATTCTACAGGCCCACCAACAGGTCCCTCTAAAAAACCTCCAGGAGCTCCTTTACACCTTGCTGGTAAGCCTACCGATCCACCAGGAATACCTCAAGGCCACTCTTCAAGTCCACCTGAGAAGCCACCAGGAATATCTCCAGCTCCACATGAGAAACCTACAGTACAACCTCCAAGTCTATCTAAGAAGCCAACTAGTTCACCGGACACGCATCAAGGCATACCTTCAGCTGTACCAGAAAAACTTACGGGCCAACCTACGGGTACATCTCAATTGTCATCAGGCCCAAATCCAAGTCCACATGAAAAGTCACCAGGTCCACCTACAGGTCCACATGGAAAACCTACTGGCCCACCGAGTTCTCCTCCAGGCCAACCTTTAGGTCCATCTGGAAATCCTCCAGGAGTACCTGGAGGTCCAACTGAAAAACCTCCAGAAATATTTCCTGGTCCTGCTGGTAAGCCTACAAGTTCACCGGAAAAACCTCCTGTCCACCCTACAGGTCCGCCTGAAAAGTTACCAAGGCCACCACCAGGTCTACATGAGAAGTTTAAAGTACATGCGACAGGTTCACCACAATATTCATCAGTACTAATTTCAAGTCCATATAAGAAGCCACCAGAACCACCTACAAGTCCACAAGGGAAGCCCACTCATCCACCAAATACTCCTTCAGGCCCACCACCAGGTCCACCTATAAATCCTCCAGGACTACATCCAGGTTCTTATGGTAAGACTACAGGTTTACCGAATAAACCTCCTGTCCACCCTCCAGGTTCACCCGAAAGGTTATCAAGGCCTCCACCAGGTCTACATGAGAAGCCTACACAACAACCTGCCGGTTCACTTCAAACATCATCAGGAGCAACTACACTTCCACATGAGAAGCCACCAGAACCACATGAGAAGCCTATTGGTCCACCAAGTACTCCTCCAGGCCAACATTCAGGTCCACCTGGGCAACTTCTAAATCCTGCTGGTGAGCCTACAGGTTCACTGGGAAAGCCTCCTGTCAACCCTCCAGGTCCACCTGAAAAGTTACAAAAGCCACCACCAGGTCTACATGAGAAGCCTACAGAACAACCTAACGGTTCACTTCAAAAGTCATCAAGACCAACCCCAAATCCACATGAGAAGCCACAAGAACCACCTACAGGCCAACATTGGAAGCCCACTGGTCCATCGAGTACTACTCCAAGCCAACTACAGGGATCATCTGGAAAACCTCCAGGACTACTAACTGGTCCTGCTGGTGTGCCTACACGTTCACCGGAAAAATATACTGTAAAACCTCCAGGTCCAATTGAAAGATTACCAAGGCCACCACCAGCTCTACATGAGAAGCCTACGGAACATACTACCGGTTCACTTCAAAAGTCATCAAGACCAACCCCAAGTCCACATGAGGAGCCACAAGGACCACCTACAGGCCCACATTGGAAGCCCACTGGTCCATCAAGTACCACTCCAAGCCAACTACAGGGACCATCTGGAAAACCTCCAAGACTCCCAACAGGTCATGCTGGTGTGCCTACAGGTTCCTCGGAAAAATATACTGTCCAACATCCAGGTCCACTTGAAAAGTTATCAAGGCCACCAACAGGTCTACATGAGAAGCATACGGAACATACTACCGGTTCACTTCAAATATCATCAGGACCAACTCCAAATCTACATGATAAGCCACCAGGACCACCTAGAGATCCACATGGTAAGCCTGCTGGTCCACCGAGTGCTTCTCCAGGCAAACCTCCAGCTCCACCTGGGAAACCTCTAGGACTACCACCAAGTACTGGTGGTGAGCATACAGGTTCTCCAGAAAAACCCCCTGTCCATCCTGTACGTCCACTTGAAAAGTTACCAAGACCACTACCCGGTTTACATGAGAAGCCTACGGAAAAACCTACCGATTTACTTAAAAAGTCATCAGTATCACTTACAGGTCCACATGGGATGATGCCTACTGGTCCAGTAAATACTCCTCCAGGCCTACCTCCAAGTCCACCTGGAAAACATCCAGGACTACCACCAGGTCCTTCTGGTGAGCCTACAGATTCACTGGGAAAACCTTCTGTGCACCCTCCAAGTCCACTTAAAAAGTTACTAAGGCCACCACCAGGTCTACATGAGAAGCCTACAGAACAACCTACCAGTTCACTTCAAAAGTCATCGGGACAAACTTTAGGTCCACATGAGAAGTCACCTGGGCCACTAACAGGTCCACATGGGAAGCCTACTGGTCCTCCAAATGCTCCTCCAGGCCAACCTCCAGATCCACCTGGACAACCTCCGGAATTACCAATAGGTCTTGCTGGTGAGCCTACAGAACAACCTAGAGGTCCAACTCCAAGTTCACATGAGAAGTCACCAGGACCACTTACAGGTCCGCATGGGAGACCTACTGTTCTACCAAATACTCCTCCAGGCCAACCTCCAGGTTCACCTGGAAAACTTCCAGGACTATCTCCAGGTCTTGCTGGTGAGCCTACAGTTTCACCGGGAGAATCTCCTGCCCACCTTTTAGTTCCACATGAAAAGTTACCAAGTTCACCACCAGGTCTACATGAGAAGCCTACAGAAAAACCTTCCGGCTCACATCGAACGTCATCAGGACCATCTCTAAGTCTACATGAGAAGCCACCAGGACCACCTACAAGTCCACATAGAAAGCCTACTGGTCCAACGAGCGCGCCTTCTGGCCCACCCCAAGtccacctgaaaaattttcaggtatACCTGAAATACCTCCTGGCATACCTCCAGATCCACTTGAAAACACACTAG